The Verrucomicrobiota bacterium DNA segment GAAAGCCGCGTCGCTATTGCCACGGCGCTCGGCGTCACGCCATCCGCTGTTGAGAGCGCGAGCTTCGACTGGCCCGACTTGGAGAAGTTGCCAGGTGAGCAATCTCTCTCTGTCGAAACCGTTCAGACGGCTGGGCTGCTCAATCGCCTTGACGTGCGCGGCGCTCTCGCGGACTACGCGGCAACCGAGCGGGCGTTGCAACTCGAAATCGCCAGGCAATATCCCGACGTGCATTTGCAGCCCGGTTACACATTTGACCGGGGCGAGAATAGATTCGCGTTCGGCCTGTCGGTCGAGTTGCCGGTGCTCAACCAGAACCAAGGCCCGATTGCCGAAGCGACGGCGCGCCGCGAGAAAGCCGCCGCCGATTTTCTCGCCTTGCAGGCGCAAATCATCGGTGAGCTTCACAAGGCCCGCGCTCAATTCCAGGCGGCGCTGGCCGAGTTGAAGGAAGTCGAAACTTCTTTGACCGAACTTCAAGACCGCACGGAGAAGCTCACGCGACGCGCCGTGGAACTTGGCGAAGCCGACCGGCTGGCGCTGGCGAGTGTGCAACTGCAACGACTCCTCGTGGCGCGGGCGCGGCTCAATGCGCTGCGCCGGGCGCAGACGGCGCTCGGTGCGCTTGAAGACGCAGTGCAACGTCCACTCGCGCCAGCGACCGCACTGCCCGCAGTTCCACTCATGCAGCATCGCGAAGCTAAGGAATCGAAATGAAGAAACCTATCAAGTGGCTCATCGGGATCGTAGCCGTGGTTGGCATCGTTGGCGGCCTGACCTTCGCCTTCGTCGAAGGTCGTAAAGAAATGGCGCGCGAGCGTGAGCGAGAAAAACCAGTAAAGACTCCACCGCGCACCAGCCGGACGCCCGGCGGCGAAGCCGTCATCAAGCTCGATGCCGAAACCCGCCAGCGCGTCACGATTGCCGTTGCGCCGCTGGCGGCGGCCACGCACGCGCCGGAAGTAAAGGCGTTCGGCAGTGTGCTTGATCCCGCGCCCCTGCTGGCGCTGCACGGCGAACTCGTCGCCGCCGAAGTCGCGCTGACCAATTCCACCGCGCAATACCAGCGCACCAAGGCGCTGTTCGAGGACGACCAGAACGCCTCGCGTCGCGCGCTTGATGCCGCGGAGGCGCAGCAACGCACCGATTCCGCCCGGCTGCTCAACGCCCAGCAACGCTGGACGCTCGCCACGGGAGACGCCGCCGCGAAGATGAATTCAGCCGAACGCGACCAGTTCGTGACGAAACTCGTGAACCGCGAACTCGCGCTCATTCGTGTCGAAGTTCCTCCCGGCGACAAGTTGGTTTCGCCAACCGGCGGTCGCGTCACGTTGCAGGGCGATGAAGACCAGTCCATCACCGTTCGCTCGGTTTACTCCGCTCCCACCGTGGACGAGAAGACGCGCGGTCAAGCTTCCCTGCTCGTCGTGGAACAGCCCGGCCCGCGTCTGCGTCCCGGCGCAGTGGCGACCGCGTTCTTCAAGTTGCCCGGCGACGAGGCGAGCGGCGTGATGTTGCCTTCGCGCGCGGTGGTCCGCGCGGCGGGACTGGCGTGGGCTTACGTGCAAACGGCAGAGAATGAATTCACGCGCCGCGAAGTTTCCACCAGCGCGCCGATGCCGGACGGCTGGTTCGTGACCAAGAACTTCAAACCCGGCGAGCAAGTCGTCGTGACCGGCGCGCAGACGTTGCTTTCCGAAGAATTCAAATCGCAAATCAGCGTGGGCGACGAAGCGGAGAAACAGTAATGAAATCGGCAACAAAGACAGGATTGGGTTTTCGCAACCGGGGAGCCATTGGAGTCGCGTTGCTCGGTCCGGCGACCGTCGTTACCGTCATCTCAACCCCGGTGATTGCTGAGAGCACATGGTTAGACCCTGCCGTGGACCTGTTGGCTTGGGGCGTGTTCATTCTAGGATTGTTTTTCAGGATTTGGGGCACGCTGTATGTCGGAGCGCGCAAACTCCACACCTTGGTCAGCGAAGGCCCGTATTCGATTTGCCGGAATCCGTTGTATGTGGGTTCTTTTTTGGTCGCGGTTTCAGCCGGGCTATTTCTCAAGAGCCTGATATTCGCTGCCGCGTTGGGATTCGCAATGGCCGCCTACGTCTGGGCCACCGTTCCCGCCGAAGAAAGACAACTGCGCGAAACGCTTGGGCCAGCCTACGACGAGTATTGCAAAAATGTGCCTCGCTACTGGCCGCGCTTCTCCCTGTTTCATACACCCGAAACTGTTGAGGTGAAAGTCAAAGGACTGCGTATGGAACTCAAACGGGTTCTGGTCTGGATTTGGCTTCCGTTTCTTGGCGAGCTCATCGCCCATTTGCGCGTCGAGCCGTGGTGGCCGCATTTGTTTCATCTTCCATAGCCAATCCCTGGATTCACTCATGCTCAACGCCATCGTTCGCTTCTCTCTCCGGTTTCGCGGCGTCGTCATTGCGCTGGCGTGCGCGCTTGTGGCCTACGGGCTTTACGTGACGACGCGCGCCAAGCTCGACGTGTTCCCGGATTTCCTGCCGCCGCAGGTCGTCATTCAAGCCGAAGCGCCCGGTCTCTCCGCTGAAGAAGTCGAGCAGCTCGTCACGCGCCCGGTTGAGAACGCCATCAACGGCGTCGGCGATCTCGACGCGCTACGCTCGCAATCCATCCAGGGTCTCTCGGTCGTCACCGCCATTTTCCGCGACGGCACGGACATTTACCGGGCGCGGCAACTCGTCGCCGAACGCCTCGCCGAAATCAGCGGCAAACTCCCGTCCGGCCTGCCGCCGCCCCGCATGTCCCCGCTGACTTCCTCGACGAGCATGGTGCTGGCGTTCGGTCTGACTTCAACCAACCGTTCGCTGATGGAGCTTCGCACGTTCGCCGACGCGGTGTTGCAGCCGCGCCTGCTCGGCGTGCCGGGCGTGGCGAAGGTGTCCGTGTTCGGCGGCGAAGTGCGGCAATTGCAAATCCAGGTGAACCCCGAGCGTCTGCGCGCGTTCAATCTCTCGCTTGACGACATCGTGAGCGCGGCCCGGAACGCGACGGGCAAACGCGGCGCGGGCTTTGTGGAAGACGAGAACCAGCGCATCACACTGCGCAGTGAGGGCGCGCTCCTGACGGCGCAACAACTCGGCGAAGTCGTCTTCGCGCATCACGCGGGGCGCAGCTTGCGGTTCAAGGACGTGGCGACGGTGACAGAAGGGCCAGAACCGCCCATCGGCGCGGCGTCCATCATGGGCAAGCCTGGCATTCAACTCGTGGTGTCCAGCCAACTCGGTGCGAACACGATGGAAGTGACAAAACAACTCGAACGTGCGCTGGACGAACTCAAACCCGCGATGGCCGCGCAGAAAATCACCTTGCACGAACGGCTGTTCCGCCCCGCGAACTTCATTGAGACGGCCATCCGCAATGTGCGCTTCTCGCTCCTGCTCGGCGGCGTGCTTGTGGCCGTGGTGCTGTTTCTGTTTCTCGCCAACTTCCGCACGGCGGCAATTTCGTTCACAGCAATTCCGCTATCGTTGCTTGGCGCGGTCATCGTCCTCGACAAGCTCGGCATCTCGCTGAACACGCTCACACTCGGCGGGCTGGCCATTGCCATCGGCGAGGTTGTGGACGACGCCATCATTGATGTGGAAAACATCCTGCGCCGCCTGCGCGAAAACGCCGCGAGTGCCGCGCCCAAGCCAGTATTTCAAGTCGTGCTCGATGCGTCCCTCGAAGTCCGCACCGCCGTCGTTTACGCCACGTTTATCGTCGCGCTGGTGTTCGTGCCGGTGCTCGCGATGGGCGGCATCCAGGGCAAACTCTTTTCGCCCCTGGGCCTCGCTTACATTCTGGCCATCATGATTTCGCTGGTCGTCGCGCTCACCCTGACGCCCGCGATGGCCTTCGCTTTCTTCCACAAGAAGCTGCCGAGTCGCGGCGAGCCGGGCTACATGCTCAAGCTCAAAAGCGGTTATCGCAATCTGGTCGCGCGCATCATGGCTTACCCACGTCGCGTCATCGCGGGGGTCACAGTGATGAGTCTGCTGGCCGTGGCAGCGCTGCCGTTCTTCGGCGGTGCGTTTCTGCCAGAACTGCGCGAGGGCCATTTCATCGTCCACATGAGCGCCGTGCCGGGAACGTCGTTGCCGGAATCGCTGCGCCTCGGCGCGGCGGTCACAGCGGAACTGCTCAAGAACCCGCACATCCGCTCTGTGGCGCAGCGCGTGGGCCGCGCGGAACTCGCGGACGACACCTGGGGATCGCACTACAGCGAGTTCAATGTGGACTTGAAGCCGCTCTCCGGCGAGGAAGGCGAGTTCGTGCAGTCGGAGATTCGTGATGCGCTCCTGAAATTCCCCGGCGTCTATTTCGCCATAAAACCGTTCCTCACCGAGCGCATCGAAGAAACGATTTCCGGCACAACCGCCGAAGTCGTCATCAAACTTTTCGGTGAAGACCTCGATCAACTTGACGCCACGGCGCAGCAAGTCGCCCGCATCGTCGGCGGCGTTGAAGGCGCGGCGGATGTGCAGGTCGAATCACCGCCCGGCGCGCCACAACAAGTCATCAAGCTTCGGCCAGACAAATTGCGCGAGTTTGGGTTTGCGCCCGTGACTGTGCTCAACGCGATTGAAACGGCCTATCAGGGCACAGTCGTCGGCCAGACTTACGAAGGCAATCGCAGCTTTGATGTCACCGTGCTTCTCGACGCGAAATTCCGCAAGCGACCGGAAAATGTCGGTGCGCTGCTGCTCCGCAACGCCGACGGTGCGCTCGTGCCCGCCACCGCCGTCGCCGACATTTACATGGGCACGGGCCGTTACCTCATCACGCACGAAGGCGCGCGGCGTCGGCAAGGCGTGACTTGCAACGTGCGCGGACGCGACGTGGACTCATTCGTCGCCGAAGTGCGCGACAAAGTTGCCGCCGCGTTGCCGAAAAGCGTCTATGCCGAATTCACCGGCGTGGCCGAAGCCAAAGCAGCGGCGCAACGCGACATCTTGGTTTACTCGCTGCTGCCGGCGTCGGGGTCGTGCTGCTCTTGGGCATTGCGTTTCACAACCCGCGCAACCTGTTCCTCGTGCTGGCGAATCTGCCGTTCGCGCTCGTCGGCGGAGTGCTGGCGATTTTCTTCACCGGCGGCTGGCTCACGGTCGGATCGCTGGTCGGACTCGTGACATTGTTCGGCATCAGCACGCGCAACTCGATCATGCTCGTCTCGCACTTCGAGCATCTCGTCATGCAGGAAGGCTGTACGTGGAATCTCGACACCGCCTTGCGCGGTGCAGCGGAACGCTTCGTCCCCATTGTGATGACCGCGCTCGTGACCGCGCTCGGCCTCGCACCGATTGCCGCCAGTTGGGGCGAACCCGGCCAGGAAATCGAATCGCCAATGGCCATTGTCATTCTCGCGGGCCTCGTCACTTCCACTGTGCTGAATCTGCTCGTCCTGCCAACGCTGGCGGTGCGGTTTGGGCGTTTTGAACGAAGCGAGACCAGAACTTTGATTTGAGCGGGCGCGCGGTTTCGGTTAAAAAGATTTGACCGAGTTCGCCGAAAATTTTAACGCGAGTTGAATTTGAAAAGTTTTGCCCAAGTTGAATGGAGTTATTGCCATCGTCGCGACGGCCTGCGTGGGTCAAAGCGAAAGTTCCGCAAAAACACATTTACGTGGAATACGAACCTGCGAAAATAGAGGAAGAAGCCCTTCAGAAGGCTGTGGAACGAGCCGGGTTCACGGCCGTTGAGGTCTAAGAGCCTGTCTGAAAAATGATGAAGCGCATGGAATCAAGCGAGTCTGCGGAGCATGACGCGGATCATGGCGACGAAAATCCAGCCGGTGGCGCTGGCTTCGGATTGTTCGTAGTCGCGCACCAGTCGCCGGTGCTGCATCAGCCAGCCGAAGGTGCGTTCGACCACCCAGCGTTTGGGCAACACCTTGAACCCGCTCACGTCGTCGCTGCGTTTGATGACTTCGACTTCGAGTTTGGGTCGCTGGGTTTTGACCCAGGCGGCGAAGTCTGCTCCGGTGTAGCCGCCATCCACCCAGAGTTTGCGCAGCCAGGTGAAGTGTGGCAGTACGGGTTCGAGCAGTGCCATCGCTCCGGCGCGTTCCGGCGTGTTCGCCGGTTGCACGGCCGCGCCCAGCACCAGTCCCAGCGTGTCCACCAACAGGAATCGTTTGCGGCCCTTGGTCTTTTTGCCCGCGTCGTAGCCGACCGTGCCACCGTGCGGGTTGGAGCGTACGGTCTGGCTGTCGAGCACGGCGGCGGTGGGGCGGGCGCGTTTGTCCTCGGCCTTGCGCGCCCAGGCGCGGAGTTGGGTGTTGAGTTTGCCCAACAGTCCATTGCGACTCCACTGATGGAAGTAATGATAGACCGTTTTCCACGGTGGAAAGGTTTGCGGGAGCAGCCGCCACGGACAACCTGCCTTGGCGAGGTAGCAGATGGCGTCGCAAACGGCCCGCAACGAGGTGCGGGGCCGGCCACGCTTTTTTGCGGCGGGCAGGAGGATTTCCAGGAGTTCCCATTGGGCGTCGGTGAGGTCGGTTTGGTAGGAGGCGATTTTCATCGCCCCAATGGCGCTACCGCGAAAATGAGCCGCACATCCGCACGGCCCATGTCAAGTCATCCCTGCAATTTCACACAACTTTTTTCATCCGCTGTCGCTCAAACCAAAAACTCAAATCACAACAAATCGCTTTCTCAGACAGACTCTAATGCAAACGAAACCGCCGAGCTATCTCATTGGCCAACTCGCAAAGGCTGCGGCCGTAAAGACGGACACCGTTCGCTTTTACGAAAAGTCCGGTCTGCTCCCGCGCACCGAACGCACTGCGGCGGCTTACCGGGTTTACGACAAGACGGCGCTCAAACGATTGCTCTTTATCAAGCAGGCGCAGTCGCTCGGATTCTCGCTAGACGAAATCAAGCGCATCCTCAGCCTGCGCGGACAAGGCACAGAGACGTGCCGCTGTGTCATCGGCATCGCCGAAGCCACCCTGTCTGAAACCGGACAGAAGCTGCGGGAGTTGCAGGAATTTCATGACCGGCTCAAGCACGCGCTGGCCGCCTGGAAACAAAGCGCGGCCCGCCGACGCAAATGCCCCGCCGAGTTTTGTGACCTCATCGAAGGAAGCGCCAGCAAAGTCACGCCGGCACAGCGTCCTACGCTTCCCAAGCAACCATCGCCAGGATTGTGCAAACGGTTTTCTTGACCTTATGTCAGACTGCTGCTGAATCAAACCTCCTGCAAAGGCTGGAACGAACAACTGCCCGGAATGTGGTCAGACCGGCAAGTCCGTCGAGACCAAAACGCTGAAACAAATGGTGCAGCCATGGTATTTGGAACTCGTCAACAAACCGGGCTTTTTCTTCTGCCGCTCGGCGGATTGCGACGTGGTTTATTTCCATCCTGATGGCGACTGTTTACGCAAGCCCGATGTGCGCGTGCGGGTGGGACTCAAGGAAACCGAAGACCCCGTGCCCATCTGCTACTGCTTCGGCTTCACCGAAGCGATGGCGGTCGGGGAAATTCGCGATACGGGCAAATGCACTATCGCTCAACGCATCACCGCCGAAATCAAAGCAGGGAATTGCGCGTGTGAAATCCGCAATCCCCAAGGCTCATGCTGCTTGGGCAACGTCAATGCCGCCGTCAAAAAGGTGATGAAGGTGATGGCTGCGAAAACGTCGGGGGCACTCACCTAGAGTTGAAGGTCAATTGCTCGGTGGCAGTTTTGTTTGCAGCGCAGGCCTCGCGCGGCTTCTGGATGACGACATTGTAAGCGTTAATCTTCTGCTGTAAGGTTGTGGGCTTGGCGACTGCGCAGCATGAGTCGCGCGTGCGAAGATGTATCAGCTACACTAAATGCGAGAACAGTCCGTGTAGTGTCCGTTGCGTGGTCACGGCCAAGACGCAATACAACCTGGCAAACGCGCGGGAATACTTTGAAGAACATCTCTGCGTCGGGGATTACTACGATGAAGGCCAGCGGGTGTCCGGTGAATGGTTTGGCCTCGGTGCGCAACGTCTCGGTTTAGCCGGCAGAATCCGCGCGGATGATTTTCTCCGGCTGTGCGAGAACGAGCATCCGTCTTCCGGCGAGACGCTGACTCAACGGTTGAATACGACGCGGATGGAAGGTGGCGAGAACGCGGCCAATCGCCGGATATTCTTCGACTTCACTTTCTCTCCGCCGAAGTCGGTTTCCATCGCGGGATTCCTGGGCAACGACGAACGGATTCTTGAAGCCCATGCGCGAGCCGTGCGGACGGCATTGAAAGAATTTGAGTCGTTTGCAGCGACTCGCATCCGCGTCGGTGGAGCACAGAGCGACCGGCTCACGGGCAACTTCGCCGCCGCCTTGTTCACGCACGATACGTCGCGCGCGCTCGATCCGCATTTGCACACGCACTGCATCGTATTCAACGCCACTTTTGACGCGGTTGAGAATCGCTGGAAGGCGCTGCAAAACTACGAACTGTTGCGCGCCAGAAAGTTTGCCGAGAACGCCTACTATCACGAATTCGCCCGTGAGTTGCGGAGTTTCGGCTATCGAATTCGCAACCTGCCGCGCGGCGATTTTCAAATGGAGGGTGTTCCCGAAGAACTCTGCCAACGCTTTTCTGCGTGCCTCGAAAACCGGACAGACAAAGCGCCGCCCCAACACCTATACGGTGAGGCACTCAACTGATGTTCCAGAAACGCCGCTCCACACTCCACACGTTTTCAATTTGGTTCCGCTCCGTTTTCTGGAACATCAGTTCAGTGCTCAGAGACGCGAGTCCGCCACGTACCCATCACTGCCAAATCCTCACGAAACCACATCCGCTCAAAACGCTTGCGGCTCAATTTTGAGCCAATGGTTTTGCATCCTATGTGGATGCTTAAAGGTGTGACGCCTCACCCCTACGCGAAAACGTAGGATTTTTGGCTACGCGCCGGGCACACGAAACATCGTGTTGAAAAGCGTTGAAGGGCGTTGACAGATTCAACGTCACTCAACAGATTTCAATGGCGCGATTCAACGCGCTTCAATGCCTTTCAACAAGGCAGCCTGGCCGCTGGCCTTAACTCTCCCGCAATTCTGTTTAACCCGCCCACTACTCGCTAACGCGGAGAGCGCCGTGCGTCATACGCTGTTGGTTGATGAATTCGGAAACCGTGAATGACGCCCTGCCGGTGAAGCGAAAACGATCCGGAGGCGGACGAGCCTTTCATAGTCGGCTCGAACCGTTCGTGGATTTCATCCGTGAACAGCGTCAGCGACGCAGGACGTGGAAGGAAATCGCCGAGCTGCTCCGCGCAGAGAAGGGTTGTGTCATCAGTGCCCAGGGTGTCCATCAGTTCTGGCGTCGTTACACCCAGCGCCAGAACCGGCCGCATTGGGAACGCGAGACGGACAATGCCGCACCAACCAATTCGTCCGGTTCAGCGAACGAACCACCGCGAAGAATTGTGACCGCCTCCACTCCGGCAGAGCGCGCATTCCGGCGACCGAATCCCAGCGACATTAAACTCAACGATCCCACCAAAGTATGAACATCACTCGACGCATCCACTTGAACCCTCAATCCAAAGGCAATCTCGGCAAAAGTTTTGAAGCCGAATTCCGCACCGCCTGGCTCGACCGGCTCGGCATCCCGTGGAACGGCTCAGACCTCGACGACCGCCACCACACGTTTGCCAGTCGGCATCCCGGCGCAGTTCAGTCGTATCAACTCGGCAATGAGCACGAGAGCAAGACAGCGTTGCTTAAACTGTTTCGACGGGTGCTCAAAGACGCTGCGCCCGTCCACGTCATTGACACCCGTGCCCAGGCCGATGCGCTCATCCTCGGCGCGATGGACGAACTGCAAGTCCTCGACATTTGTGCCGACCATGGTGTGCGGCTGACGTTCTTTCTGTTTCCCACTGACGATACCGAGAGCATGACCAACGCTGGGCGACTCTTTCTCTACGCCGGCGACCGCGTGGATTACGTGATCGTTCACAATCCGGCCAAGGCGCGCGGCGATTTGTTCAAAGGCTCGCAACTGGAAAGCCAACTGATTGAGTATGGGGCGAAGGCCATCACGTTGCCGACCATCACTCCAACAACTTTGCTCGCGGCGGAAAAGGCTGAATCAGTGGTCAAACGTGGCTTGAGTTTTGCCGAGCTATCCGACCCGGACGCGAAATACTTGGAACGCCTGCTGGCAGGAGAAATCCAATGGGCGATGCAGCGAATGTTTCGGCAGTATGACGCGATTGCCGATCTGTTGCTGCCGACCGAATTAGCTTCGCGGGAAAAGCCTGTTGCGAGAGCGAACGAAAGTCCAAAAGCAGAGCCGCAACCACAACTCAACTTCGAGGAATGACGTATGGACCGGACTGAATTTGATATTCTGTGCGAGGGAGCAAGCGCGGAAGAAACCCGGCTCTTGTCGAAACTGCTGGCCGAATGGTGCGATGGCGATGAACGCTCGTTCCCCGTTCATCTCGCCCTGCTCACAAGGGCGCAATGGCGGGCGGCTGCCAGCGTGCCCCGGTCAGTTGACCAGTCACGGGAAATCTTGGAGCGGACATTCAGCGAGCATCGGCAACACATCATTGGTCTCGTGAAAAGCTTCGAGGAAGCGACCGAAGCGAAGTTGCAAGCCTTGGAAAAATCTCAGACCGCGCAAGCACGGCAGGCTGGCGAGTCCGTGGAAACATTGCGCTCGCAACTGGCCGAAGTCAGAGCCGTGGCAAAATTGATGGAAGGCGACTTGCGGACTGGTG contains these protein-coding regions:
- a CDS encoding relaxase domain-containing protein, encoding MRRCISYTKCENSPCSVRCVVTAKTQYNLANAREYFEEHLCVGDYYDEGQRVSGEWFGLGAQRLGLAGRIRADDFLRLCENEHPSSGETLTQRLNTTRMEGGENAANRRIFFDFTFSPPKSVSIAGFLGNDERILEAHARAVRTALKEFESFAATRIRVGGAQSDRLTGNFAAALFTHDTSRALDPHLHTHCIVFNATFDAVENRWKALQNYELLRARKFAENAYYHEFARELRSFGYRIRNLPRGDFQMEGVPEELCQRFSACLENRTDKAPPQHLYGEALN
- a CDS encoding copper chaperone Copz family protein is translated as MKPPAKAGTNNCPECGQTGKSVETKTLKQMVQPWYLELVNKPGFFFCRSADCDVVYFHPDGDCLRKPDVRVRVGLKETEDPVPICYCFGFTEAMAVGEIRDTGKCTIAQRITAEIKAGNCACEIRNPQGSCCLGNVNAAVKKVMKVMAAKTSGALT
- a CDS encoding heavy metal-responsive transcriptional regulator, which codes for MQTKPPSYLIGQLAKAAAVKTDTVRFYEKSGLLPRTERTAAAYRVYDKTALKRLLFIKQAQSLGFSLDEIKRILSLRGQGTETCRCVIGIAEATLSETGQKLRELQEFHDRLKHALAAWKQSAARRRKCPAEFCDLIEGSASKVTPAQRPTLPKQPSPGLCKRFS
- a CDS encoding TolC family protein; the encoded protein is MGRLANRTSIATLTLLLALASGCVHYKPKPLAPTQFISNLESRTLTDGGLRAFIETNAPEAAKDWPRRSWDLSTLTLVAFYFHPSLDVARANVGVAEAGVITAGGRPNPALSWSPQYSANSPGGVSPWTLGFNLDIPIETAGKRGYRIAHAKQLTEAARLKIAETGWKVRSAVRAALLEHLLTRRDIELLHTEITARSNVVQLMERRFAVGEVSRTEVDAARTQLVQTRVALRAAEGRVQESRVAIATALGVTPSAVESASFDWPDLEKLPGEQSLSVETVQTAGLLNRLDVRGALADYAATERALQLEIARQYPDVHLQPGYTFDRGENRFAFGLSVELPVLNQNQGPIAEATARREKAAADFLALQAQIIGELHKARAQFQAALAELKEVETSLTELQDRTEKLTRRAVELGEADRLALASVQLQRLLVARARLNALRRAQTALGALEDAVQRPLAPATALPAVPLMQHREAKESK
- a CDS encoding IS5 family transposase, whose protein sequence is MKIASYQTDLTDAQWELLEILLPAAKKRGRPRTSLRAVCDAICYLAKAGCPWRLLPQTFPPWKTVYHYFHQWSRNGLLGKLNTQLRAWARKAEDKRARPTAAVLDSQTVRSNPHGGTVGYDAGKKTKGRKRFLLVDTLGLVLGAAVQPANTPERAGAMALLEPVLPHFTWLRKLWVDGGYTGADFAAWVKTQRPKLEVEVIKRSDDVSGFKVLPKRWVVERTFGWLMQHRRLVRDYEQSEASATGWIFVAMIRVMLRRLA
- a CDS encoding isoprenylcysteine carboxylmethyltransferase family protein — translated: MKSATKTGLGFRNRGAIGVALLGPATVVTVISTPVIAESTWLDPAVDLLAWGVFILGLFFRIWGTLYVGARKLHTLVSEGPYSICRNPLYVGSFLVAVSAGLFLKSLIFAAALGFAMAAYVWATVPAEERQLRETLGPAYDEYCKNVPRYWPRFSLFHTPETVEVKVKGLRMELKRVLVWIWLPFLGELIAHLRVEPWWPHLFHLP